From Vreelandella neptunia, the proteins below share one genomic window:
- a CDS encoding ATP-dependent zinc protease, translating to MRPGVLWLIAGLSLSIAGCAATQPETNQPPPLSEASFNARILELESQLTQQCDTRTDLHQRQFDQQQTLTADMREVGSLLRHLRQDVQQLEARGEEPVIIREECEIDESLTTKTLLGRSEWVGLPSLGTYLKARVDSGANTSSLSAAEITRFERDGEDWVRFKLALNDDDVAVESQRDKWIEAPIVRRVRIVQASGEESRPVISLLMTLGPIRENVEFTLNDRSHLDYPVLLGRRFLMDIAVIDVADTYLHDRPEFPGGEPADQAAEDEAVDEDDSEE from the coding sequence ATGCGCCCAGGTGTTTTGTGGCTTATCGCTGGCTTGTCGCTTTCGATCGCAGGCTGTGCAGCAACCCAGCCGGAAACGAATCAACCGCCCCCTTTAAGCGAAGCCTCATTCAATGCCCGTATCCTGGAATTAGAGAGCCAGCTAACGCAACAATGCGATACCCGCACTGATCTACACCAACGCCAGTTTGATCAACAGCAGACATTGACCGCTGACATGCGTGAAGTAGGCAGTTTGTTGCGCCACCTCCGCCAAGACGTGCAGCAGTTGGAAGCTCGCGGTGAAGAGCCGGTCATCATTCGTGAAGAGTGTGAAATTGATGAGAGTTTGACCACTAAAACGTTATTGGGCCGCAGCGAATGGGTTGGCCTACCTAGCCTGGGTACCTACCTCAAAGCGCGAGTCGATTCAGGAGCCAACACCTCGTCCCTTTCTGCTGCTGAGATTACCCGCTTCGAGCGTGACGGTGAAGATTGGGTGCGCTTTAAGTTGGCGCTAAACGACGATGATGTGGCCGTTGAGTCACAGCGTGATAAATGGATTGAAGCGCCCATTGTGCGCCGAGTGCGTATTGTTCAAGCCTCTGGAGAAGAGTCCCGTCCCGTCATTTCTCTGCTAATGACTCTAGGGCCGATTCGTGAAAATGTCGAATTCACCCTCAATGACCGCTCTCATCTCGATTACCCGGTGCTGTTAGGACGTCGCTTTTTGATGGATATTGCGGTAATTGATGTAGCCGACACCTATTTGCATGACCGCCCCGAATTTCCTGGTGGCGAACCAGCGGATCAAGCTGCTGAAGATGAAGCAGTTGATGAAGACGATAGCGAAGAGTAA